A window of Aquitalea denitrificans contains these coding sequences:
- a CDS encoding 4-hydroxyproline epimerase, with product MKQIHIIDSHTGGEPTRLVMQGFPALSGGSMAEQREQLRQQHDQWRRACLLEPRGSEVLVGALYCPPVSPDATCGVIFFNNTGYLGMCGHGTIGLIASLHYQGLIAPGVHKIDTPVGPVSATLHEDGAVTLGNVPAYRYRQQVAVDVPGYGVFHGDIAWGGNWFFLVSEHGMVLEMANVEALTAFTWAMLQALEAQGITGADGALIDHVELFADDASADSRNFVMCPGKAYDRSPCGTGTSAKLACLAADGKLVEGEDWVQAGITGSQFIGQYRREGDCIHPFITGRAYVTASSTLLIDEQDPFAWGI from the coding sequence ATGAAACAGATACACATCATCGACTCCCACACCGGGGGCGAACCCACCCGGCTGGTGATGCAAGGATTTCCGGCGCTGAGCGGCGGCAGCATGGCCGAGCAGCGCGAGCAATTGCGTCAGCAGCACGACCAGTGGCGTCGGGCCTGTTTGCTGGAGCCGCGTGGCAGCGAGGTGTTGGTGGGCGCGCTGTATTGCCCGCCGGTGTCGCCCGATGCCACTTGCGGGGTGATCTTCTTCAACAACACCGGTTATCTGGGCATGTGCGGCCACGGCACCATCGGCCTGATTGCCTCGCTGCATTACCAGGGCCTGATTGCACCGGGCGTACACAAGATCGACACCCCGGTGGGGCCGGTCAGCGCCACCCTGCATGAGGATGGCGCGGTGACGCTGGGCAATGTGCCGGCTTACCGCTATCGCCAGCAGGTGGCGGTGGATGTGCCCGGCTACGGTGTGTTTCACGGTGATATTGCCTGGGGCGGCAACTGGTTCTTCCTGGTGTCCGAACACGGCATGGTGCTGGAAATGGCCAATGTGGAAGCGCTGACAGCCTTCACCTGGGCCATGTTGCAAGCGCTGGAAGCACAGGGCATCACCGGGGCCGATGGCGCGCTGATCGACCACGTGGAGCTGTTTGCCGACGATGCCAGTGCCGACAGCCGCAATTTCGTCATGTGTCCGGGCAAGGCCTACGACCGTTCGCCCTGCGGCACCGGTACCAGCGCCAAGCTGGCCTGTCTGGCCGCCGACGGCAAGCTGGTCGAAGGCGAAGACTGGGTGCAGGCCGGCATCACCGGCAGCCAGTTCATCGGCCAATACCGGAGGGAGGGGGATTGCATCCATCCCTTCATTACCGGCCGCGCCTACGTCACCGCCAGCAGCACGCTGTTGATTGACGAGCAAGACCCTTTCGCCTGGGGCATCTGA
- a CDS encoding dihydrodipicolinate synthase family protein, whose product MSDNIFTGCIPALMTPCTAERKPDFDALVAKGRELIAAGMSAVVYCGSMGDWPLLTEAERQEGVARLVAAGVPTIVGTGAVNTREAVSHAAHAARVGAHGLMVIPRVLSRGASPTAQKAHFSAILAAAPDLPAVIYNSPYYGFATRADLFFELRRSYPNLIGFKEFGGAADMRYAAEHITSQDDQVTLMVGVDTQVVHGFVNCNATGAITGIGNALPREVLHLVALSKAAAKGDAVARRQARELESALAVLSSFDEGCDLVLYYKYLMVLNGDTEYSLHFNETDALTEAQRRYAETQYTLFRSWYRNWSAGLNVA is encoded by the coding sequence ATGAGCGACAACATTTTCACCGGCTGCATCCCGGCCCTGATGACCCCGTGTACCGCCGAGCGCAAGCCGGATTTTGACGCGCTGGTGGCAAAGGGCCGCGAGCTGATTGCTGCCGGCATGAGCGCGGTGGTGTATTGCGGCTCCATGGGCGACTGGCCGCTCTTAACCGAAGCCGAGCGCCAGGAAGGCGTGGCCCGCCTGGTGGCCGCCGGCGTGCCTACGATTGTCGGCACCGGTGCGGTGAATACCCGCGAGGCGGTATCCCATGCCGCCCATGCCGCCCGCGTTGGCGCGCATGGCCTGATGGTGATTCCGCGCGTGCTGTCGCGTGGTGCGTCCCCGACCGCGCAAAAGGCCCACTTTTCCGCCATTCTGGCTGCCGCGCCCGACTTGCCCGCAGTCATCTACAACAGCCCCTACTACGGCTTTGCCACCCGTGCCGATTTGTTCTTCGAACTGCGCCGCAGCTATCCCAACCTGATCGGCTTCAAGGAATTCGGCGGTGCCGCCGACATGCGCTACGCCGCCGAGCACATCACCTCGCAGGATGATCAGGTCACCCTGATGGTGGGGGTGGACACCCAGGTGGTGCATGGCTTCGTCAACTGCAATGCCACCGGCGCCATTACCGGCATCGGCAATGCGCTGCCGCGCGAGGTGCTGCATCTGGTGGCGCTGAGCAAGGCCGCCGCCAAGGGCGACGCGGTGGCGCGCCGTCAGGCGCGCGAGCTGGAATCCGCGCTGGCGGTGCTGTCCTCCTTCGATGAAGGCTGCGATCTGGTGCTGTATTACAAGTACCTGATGGTGCTGAACGGCGATACCGAATACAGCCTGCACTTCAACGAAACCGACGCCCTGACCGAAGCCCAGCGCCGCTATGCCGAAACCCAGTACACGCTGTTCCGTAGCTGGTATCGCAACTGGTCGGCCGGGCTGAATGTGGCCTGA
- a CDS encoding aldehyde dehydrogenase (NADP(+)), which produces MNLTGKMLIGGQSLGGKREAQHAINPSTGQTLQPGYAGGDQAQVEQACALAWAAFDSYRETTPAQRAQLLETIAEEIEALGDALIERAMLETGLPQARLQGERARTCGQLRMFARTVRAGEWLDVRVDQAQPARQPLPRADLRQRQIPLGPVAVFGASNFPLAFSVAGGDTASALAAGCPVIVKAHSAHPGTSELVGQAIVRALEQCGLPAGVFALLFGSGRAVGQALVNDARIKAVGFTGSRAGGLALCQSAQQRAEPIPVYAEMSSTNPVFLLPAALQARGEVLAQGFVGSLTQGAGQFCTNPGLLVALQGPALEQFVASAADLLQHSAAQTMLTPGIWAAYQDGVDSLSRHASTVAKGVLPTGPNQCQPQLLRVRAAEYLANPALQAEVFGAAALIVQCSDEVELLQLAEALEGQLTATLQLDDDDIALARRLLPVLERKAGRILVNGWPTGVEVCDAMVHGGPFPATSDVRSTSVGTAAIQRFLRPVCYQDLPDALLPTALKHANPQGLPRLLDGVREA; this is translated from the coding sequence ATGAATCTGACAGGCAAGATGCTGATTGGCGGCCAGTCCCTTGGCGGCAAGCGTGAAGCGCAGCACGCCATCAACCCGTCCACCGGCCAGACCCTGCAACCGGGCTATGCCGGGGGCGATCAGGCTCAGGTGGAACAGGCGTGCGCGCTGGCCTGGGCGGCGTTTGACAGCTACCGCGAAACCACGCCGGCCCAGCGGGCGCAGTTGCTGGAAACCATTGCCGAAGAAATCGAAGCGCTGGGCGATGCGCTGATTGAACGCGCCATGCTGGAAACCGGCTTGCCGCAAGCCCGCTTGCAGGGCGAACGGGCCCGCACCTGCGGCCAGCTACGCATGTTTGCCCGTACCGTGAGGGCTGGCGAATGGCTGGATGTGCGGGTCGACCAGGCCCAGCCCGCGCGCCAGCCGCTGCCGCGTGCCGACTTGCGCCAGCGCCAGATCCCGCTGGGGCCGGTGGCCGTTTTCGGGGCCAGCAACTTTCCGCTGGCCTTCTCGGTGGCCGGGGGCGATACCGCCTCGGCACTGGCGGCCGGTTGCCCGGTCATCGTCAAGGCGCACAGCGCCCATCCCGGTACCAGCGAGCTGGTGGGCCAGGCCATTGTGCGTGCGCTGGAACAGTGCGGCCTGCCCGCCGGAGTATTCGCCCTGCTGTTTGGCAGTGGCCGCGCAGTAGGGCAGGCACTGGTCAACGATGCGCGCATCAAGGCAGTGGGTTTTACCGGCTCGCGTGCCGGCGGGCTGGCCTTGTGTCAGAGCGCACAGCAGCGTGCGGAGCCGATTCCGGTGTATGCGGAAATGAGCTCCACCAACCCGGTGTTCCTGCTGCCCGCTGCCTTGCAGGCACGCGGCGAGGTGCTGGCGCAGGGCTTTGTCGGCTCGCTGACGCAGGGGGCAGGGCAGTTCTGTACCAATCCCGGCCTGCTGGTGGCGCTACAAGGGCCGGCGCTGGAACAGTTTGTCGCCAGCGCGGCTGATTTGCTGCAACACAGTGCGGCGCAAACCATGCTGACGCCCGGCATCTGGGCGGCGTATCAGGACGGGGTGGACAGCCTGTCCCGCCATGCCAGCACCGTGGCCAAGGGCGTGTTGCCCACCGGCCCCAACCAGTGCCAGCCGCAGTTACTGCGGGTGCGGGCGGCGGAGTATCTGGCCAATCCGGCCTTGCAGGCCGAGGTATTCGGCGCAGCCGCGCTGATTGTGCAATGCAGCGATGAGGTGGAGCTGCTGCAACTGGCCGAGGCGCTGGAAGGCCAGCTTACCGCCACGCTGCAACTGGATGACGACGATATCGCGCTGGCACGCCGCCTGTTGCCGGTGCTGGAGCGCAAGGCTGGCCGCATCCTGGTCAATGGCTGGCCCACCGGGGTGGAAGTGTGCGATGCCATGGTGCATGGCGGGCCGTTCCCGGCCACGTCGGATGTGCGCTCCACCTCGGTGGGGACGGCAGCCATCCAGCGCTTCCTGCGCCCGGTGTGCTATCAGGACCTGCCGGATGCACTGCTGCCAACCGCGCTGAAACATGCCAATCCGCAGGGCTTGCCGCGCCTGCTGGATGGCGTGCGGGAGGCCTGA
- a CDS encoding NAD(P)/FAD-dependent oxidoreductase, protein MADTLVAGDEVIVVGAGVVGIAIALQLRLEGFAVTLLDRGEPAMETSYGNAGAFAISDVIPLAEPGVLRKVPGWMLDPLGPLALRWRYLPSLLPWLLRFLAASRPSRVATLTRDLSALLRRVNQDYAALIAQAGLGAMWRRHGNLTLYRNQQEFDAALPAWEEKRRHGVQWQALSRSQLLAQEPLLAEEWQCAVRVPDWSHVDDPYTFSCGLFDAFVREGGRFVQDEVLATLEQGGRVSGVETASHGRLQAAATVIACGVWSDRFTRQHHYRVPLESERGYHVNLPKAGVKLHHFIQCASESFVILPMADGGLRLAGTVELAHRDAPADWRRAHILLDKARRIVGDFSTADMTVWMGNRPSLPDTVPIIGPAPQQPGLWFATGHGHLGLTLAATTAVLLTSMLQGRTPALDMQPYRMCRF, encoded by the coding sequence ATGGCCGATACCCTTGTTGCGGGCGACGAAGTCATCGTGGTGGGGGCCGGTGTGGTCGGCATCGCTATTGCGCTGCAACTGCGGCTGGAAGGCTTTGCCGTCACCCTGCTGGACCGTGGCGAACCGGCCATGGAAACCAGCTATGGCAATGCCGGTGCCTTTGCCATCAGCGATGTGATACCGCTGGCCGAACCCGGCGTGCTGCGCAAGGTGCCCGGCTGGATGCTGGACCCGCTGGGGCCGCTGGCCCTGCGCTGGCGCTATCTGCCCAGCCTGCTGCCGTGGCTGCTGCGCTTTCTTGCCGCCAGCCGCCCCAGCCGGGTGGCCACACTCACCCGCGATCTGTCCGCCTTGCTGAGGCGGGTGAATCAGGACTACGCCGCCCTGATCGCTCAAGCCGGGCTGGGGGCCATGTGGCGACGTCACGGCAACCTCACCCTCTACCGCAACCAGCAGGAGTTCGACGCCGCCTTGCCAGCCTGGGAGGAAAAACGCCGCCACGGCGTGCAGTGGCAGGCCTTGTCACGCAGCCAGTTGCTGGCGCAGGAACCCCTGCTGGCCGAAGAGTGGCAATGCGCGGTGCGGGTGCCGGACTGGTCGCATGTGGACGATCCCTACACCTTCAGCTGCGGCCTGTTCGATGCCTTTGTCCGTGAAGGCGGGCGTTTTGTGCAGGATGAAGTGCTGGCCACGCTGGAGCAGGGTGGGAGAGTCAGCGGGGTGGAAACGGCCAGTCATGGCCGCTTGCAGGCAGCCGCCACAGTGATTGCCTGCGGCGTGTGGAGCGACCGTTTTACCCGCCAGCATCATTACCGCGTGCCGCTGGAAAGCGAGCGCGGCTATCACGTCAACCTGCCCAAGGCCGGGGTGAAGCTGCACCACTTCATCCAGTGTGCCAGCGAAAGCTTTGTCATCCTGCCCATGGCCGATGGCGGCCTGCGGCTGGCCGGCACGGTGGAGCTGGCGCATCGCGATGCCCCGGCCGACTGGCGGCGCGCCCACATCCTGCTGGACAAGGCACGGCGCATCGTCGGCGATTTTTCCACCGCAGACATGACGGTATGGATGGGCAATCGCCCCTCGCTGCCGGATACCGTCCCGATTATCGGCCCGGCCCCGCAGCAGCCCGGCCTGTGGTTTGCCACCGGTCATGGCCATCTGGGCCTCACCCTGGCCGCCACCACCGCGGTGCTGCTGACCAGCATGCTGCAAGGCAGGACGCCAGCGCTGGACATGCAGCCCTACCGCATGTGTCGTTTTTGA
- a CDS encoding branched-chain amino acid ABC transporter substrate-binding protein yields the protein MAQNKLFAQLNWVVALGGMMAPFAIAAAHADTVVKIGFSSPLSGPQAHYGKDNENATKMAIDDINAKGLVVGGQKIKFELVSEDDQADPRIGTQAAQRLVDAGVKAIIGHFNSGVSIPASRIYSDAGIPQLSVSTNPAYTQQGYKTTFRLVGSDSQVGGALGQFAVKTLKAKSIVAIDDRTAYGQGIADEFVKAVTASGGKVARREFTTDKATDFTSILTAVKAANPDVIFYGGADAQAAPMAKQLKRLGLKAKLMGGDMMNTPTFLQLAGADAAGHYSAVPGGVLNARPAGKAFETRYKARFHQDVVLLGPQFYDGVMLVAEAMKQAGSVEPAKYLPKLAAIRYSGVTADFAFTANGNLQKAPVTLSVVKNNAWTVESVVR from the coding sequence ATGGCACAGAACAAACTGTTTGCACAGCTGAACTGGGTGGTGGCGCTGGGGGGCATGATGGCACCGTTTGCCATTGCCGCCGCGCATGCCGACACCGTGGTGAAGATCGGCTTTTCCTCGCCCTTGTCCGGCCCGCAGGCGCATTACGGCAAGGACAATGAAAACGCCACCAAAATGGCCATTGACGACATCAATGCCAAGGGCCTGGTGGTGGGCGGGCAGAAAATCAAGTTCGAACTGGTGTCGGAGGACGATCAGGCTGACCCGCGCATTGGCACCCAGGCGGCGCAGCGGCTGGTGGATGCCGGGGTGAAGGCCATCATCGGCCACTTCAACTCCGGGGTGTCGATTCCGGCCTCGCGCATTTATTCCGATGCCGGCATTCCGCAGCTATCGGTGTCCACCAACCCGGCCTACACCCAGCAAGGCTATAAAACCACCTTCCGTCTGGTGGGCAGCGACAGCCAGGTGGGCGGGGCGCTGGGTCAGTTTGCCGTCAAGACGCTGAAGGCCAAGAGCATTGTCGCTATCGACGACCGCACCGCCTATGGCCAGGGCATTGCCGACGAATTCGTCAAGGCAGTTACCGCCAGTGGCGGCAAGGTGGCACGGCGTGAGTTCACCACCGACAAGGCAACGGATTTCACCTCCATCCTCACCGCAGTCAAGGCGGCTAATCCGGATGTCATTTTCTATGGCGGAGCCGATGCCCAGGCCGCGCCGATGGCCAAGCAGCTTAAGCGTCTGGGCCTGAAGGCCAAGCTGATGGGTGGCGATATGATGAACACGCCCACTTTCCTGCAACTGGCCGGGGCCGATGCAGCCGGACATTACTCGGCAGTGCCGGGCGGTGTGCTGAATGCCCGTCCGGCCGGCAAGGCATTCGAAACCCGCTACAAGGCACGTTTCCACCAGGACGTGGTATTGCTGGGACCGCAGTTTTACGACGGGGTGATGCTGGTGGCCGAGGCGATGAAGCAGGCCGGTTCGGTAGAACCCGCCAAATACCTGCCCAAGTTGGCGGCTATCCGCTACAGCGGTGTGACGGCGGACTTTGCCTTTACCGCCAACGGCAATCTGCAAAAAGCCCCGGTAACGCTGTCGGTGGTGAAAAACAATGCCTGGACGGTGGAGTCCGTCGTTCGTTGA
- a CDS encoding cystathionine gamma-synthase family protein, translating into MSKTDKQGLTTTIVHRDRRAGMEYGALRAPLHNSVQYGLERVEDLIGIFQGTKKGGFNYARQGTPTTAMLEAKINEIEGGVGTVCFATGMGAIAAIFLTLLKAGDHIVSSRHVFGNTNSLLNTLRQFGVEVSMVDMASADSVAAVLTPATRMVFVETIANPGTQIADLQGIGSLCRAHGLVYVVDNTITSPALFNPASVGASLVVNSLTKTISGHGAALGGAVTDTGLFDWAGYPNIADEYRKVAVAQQGLTQIRKKGLRDMGASLSSEHANQISIGMETLALRVKHSSASAQRLAEYLEAHSAVRKVSYPGLASHPQHQRASTLFRANAWLLSFELRAAEQTNAFLNTLQLPIKATGLGDTRTLVIPVASTIFWEAGPEKRQEMDIPDGMVRVSLGLEEVDDLIADFARAFDTLA; encoded by the coding sequence ATGAGCAAAACAGACAAGCAGGGCCTCACCACCACCATTGTGCACCGCGACCGTCGCGCGGGCATGGAATATGGCGCATTGCGCGCACCGCTGCACAATAGCGTGCAGTACGGGCTGGAGCGCGTGGAGGACCTGATCGGCATCTTTCAGGGCACAAAAAAGGGCGGTTTCAATTATGCCCGCCAGGGCACGCCCACCACGGCCATGCTGGAGGCCAAGATCAACGAAATCGAAGGCGGTGTCGGTACGGTGTGCTTTGCCACCGGCATGGGTGCCATTGCCGCCATCTTCCTCACCCTGCTCAAGGCGGGTGACCATATCGTGTCCAGCCGCCATGTGTTCGGCAATACCAACAGCCTGCTGAACACCCTGCGCCAGTTCGGTGTGGAGGTCAGCATGGTGGACATGGCCTCTGCCGACAGCGTGGCGGCGGTGCTGACCCCGGCTACCCGCATGGTGTTTGTGGAAACCATTGCCAACCCGGGTACCCAGATTGCCGACCTGCAAGGCATTGGCAGCCTGTGCCGTGCGCACGGGCTGGTTTATGTGGTGGACAACACCATTACCTCACCGGCCCTGTTTAACCCGGCCAGCGTGGGTGCCAGCCTGGTGGTCAACTCCCTGACCAAGACCATCTCCGGCCACGGCGCGGCGCTGGGTGGCGCGGTCACTGATACCGGCCTGTTTGATTGGGCTGGTTATCCCAATATCGCCGATGAATACCGCAAGGTGGCGGTGGCGCAGCAGGGCCTCACCCAGATCCGCAAGAAGGGCTTGCGCGACATGGGGGCTTCCTTGTCCTCCGAACACGCCAACCAGATTTCCATCGGCATGGAAACACTGGCGCTGCGGGTTAAACACAGCAGCGCCAGCGCCCAGCGGTTGGCCGAATACCTGGAGGCACACTCGGCGGTACGCAAGGTGTCCTATCCCGGTTTGGCCAGCCATCCGCAGCATCAGCGCGCCAGTACGCTGTTTCGCGCCAATGCCTGGCTGCTGTCCTTCGAGCTGCGCGCTGCCGAGCAGACCAATGCCTTCCTCAATACCCTGCAACTGCCGATCAAGGCCACCGGTCTGGGGGACACCCGCACGCTGGTGATTCCGGTGGCATCCACCATCTTCTGGGAAGCTGGCCCGGAAAAGCGCCAGGAAATGGATATTCCGGACGGCATGGTGCGTGTTTCGCTGGGGCTGGAAGAGGTGGACGACCTGATCGCCGACTTCGCCCGCGCCTTCGATACGCTGGCCTGA
- a CDS encoding tartrate dehydrogenase has protein sequence MKHRIAVIAGDGIGQEVMPEGLRVLQAASRRFGLELEFQVFDWANCDYYLQHGQMMPDDWHAQLSGCDAIYFGAVGWPDKVPDHISLWGSLLKFRREFDQYANVRPVRLMPGIPCPLAGKEMGDIDFMVVRENTEGEYSSIGGRIFEGTERETVVQESIFTRHGTDRILKFAFEMAQKRPKKHLTSATKSNGIAISMPYWDERLAAMAGHYPDVAWDKYHIDILTARFVLSPERFDVVVASNLFGDILSDLGPACTGTIGIAPSANLNPERNFPSLFEPVHGSAPDIFGQGIANPIAMIWCGAMMLEFLGQGDARYQGAHDAIMAAIHQVLEHGPRTPDMGGNASTETLGKAVAAALLQGN, from the coding sequence ATGAAACACAGGATTGCCGTGATAGCCGGGGATGGCATTGGTCAGGAAGTGATGCCGGAAGGCTTGCGCGTATTGCAGGCGGCCAGCCGCCGGTTTGGTCTGGAGCTGGAGTTTCAGGTATTCGACTGGGCCAATTGCGATTACTACCTGCAACACGGGCAGATGATGCCGGACGACTGGCATGCGCAGCTGTCCGGCTGTGACGCCATCTATTTTGGCGCAGTCGGCTGGCCGGACAAGGTGCCGGACCATATCTCGCTGTGGGGCTCGCTGCTGAAGTTCCGCCGCGAGTTCGACCAGTATGCCAATGTACGCCCGGTGCGGCTGATGCCCGGCATCCCCTGCCCGCTGGCCGGCAAAGAGATGGGCGATATCGACTTCATGGTGGTGCGCGAGAATACCGAGGGCGAGTACTCCTCCATCGGCGGCCGCATTTTTGAAGGCACCGAGCGGGAAACCGTGGTGCAGGAATCCATCTTCACCCGCCACGGCACCGATCGCATCCTGAAGTTTGCCTTCGAGATGGCACAAAAGCGGCCGAAAAAACACCTGACCTCCGCCACCAAATCCAACGGCATCGCCATCAGCATGCCCTACTGGGACGAGCGGCTGGCAGCCATGGCCGGTCACTACCCGGATGTGGCCTGGGACAAATACCACATCGACATCCTCACCGCGCGCTTCGTCCTCAGCCCGGAGCGCTTTGACGTGGTGGTGGCCTCCAATCTGTTTGGCGACATCCTGTCCGACCTGGGCCCGGCCTGCACCGGCACCATCGGCATTGCCCCATCGGCCAACCTGAACCCGGAACGCAACTTCCCCTCGCTGTTTGAGCCGGTACACGGCTCCGCCCCCGACATCTTCGGCCAGGGCATTGCCAACCCGATCGCCATGATCTGGTGCGGGGCGATGATGCTGGAATTTCTGGGGCAAGGCGATGCCCGCTACCAGGGGGCGCACGATGCCATCATGGCGGCCATCCATCAGGTATTGGAACACGGCCCGCGCACCCCGGACATGGGGGGCAATGCCAGTACCGAGACACTGGGCAAGGCCGTGGCCGCGGCACTGCTACAGGGCAACTAA
- a CDS encoding LysR family transcriptional regulator encodes MNDKPQLDDLQLFCQVVRHRSFAATARAMGVSKALVSKRIGLLEQVIKERLFHRTTRHVGLTAQGEVVHQWALRILEDVRLMGEAVSQEKSQADGLIRICSSSGFGRSKLAAALSALAVQQPQLEIQLELLDRAVDLVEEGFQLDIRVGSVREGNVITRRIAANRRILCAAPSYVAAHGMPQSVSALTRHQCILIRERDQDYGRWTLHGPQGEAVVRVGGRLASNNGEIARQWALDGHGIILRSAWDVADDVQHGRLLHILPEQYQPADVWAVYPERSSASAKVRVCIAFLQQWFATRLAG; translated from the coding sequence GTGAACGACAAGCCGCAGCTGGATGATCTGCAACTGTTTTGCCAGGTGGTGCGTCACCGCAGCTTTGCCGCCACCGCCCGTGCCATGGGGGTATCCAAGGCGCTGGTCAGCAAACGTATCGGCCTGCTGGAACAGGTGATCAAGGAGCGTCTGTTTCACCGTACCACGCGCCATGTCGGGCTGACGGCGCAGGGCGAGGTGGTACACCAGTGGGCGCTGCGCATTCTGGAAGATGTGCGGCTGATGGGCGAGGCGGTGTCGCAGGAGAAGTCACAGGCCGACGGGCTGATCCGCATCTGCAGCAGCAGCGGCTTTGGCCGCAGCAAGCTGGCGGCGGCATTGTCGGCGCTGGCCGTGCAGCAGCCGCAACTGGAAATACAACTGGAATTGCTGGACCGGGCGGTGGATCTGGTGGAGGAGGGTTTCCAACTGGATATCCGGGTGGGCAGCGTGCGTGAAGGCAATGTCATTACCCGCCGTATCGCCGCCAACCGGCGGATTTTGTGTGCCGCACCATCCTATGTGGCTGCGCATGGCATGCCGCAGTCGGTGTCCGCGCTGACCCGGCATCAGTGCATTCTCATCCGCGAGCGGGATCAGGACTATGGCCGCTGGACGCTGCACGGCCCGCAAGGGGAGGCGGTGGTGCGGGTGGGCGGGCGGCTGGCCAGCAATAATGGCGAAATCGCCCGGCAATGGGCGCTGGACGGGCATGGCATCATCCTGCGCTCGGCCTGGGATGTGGCGGATGATGTGCAGCACGGACGCCTGCTGCACATCTTGCCTGAGCAATACCAGCCGGCCGATGTCTGGGCGGTGTATCCGGAACGCTCTTCCGCTTCGGCCAAGGTGCGGGTGTGCATTGCTTTTCTGCAGCAATGGTTTGCCACCCGCCTGGCAGGCTAG
- a CDS encoding LysR family transcriptional regulator — protein MQSDLAFFCLIVKQGSMAAAARELNLTPPSVSRRLAQLEERLGVRLLNRTTRRLSLTGEGEAYFASALRILSDIEEMEQRVSSSRAAPKGLLRINAPLGFGRSYIGPAISAFNKRYPEVEVQLHLSDRPVNLPDEAIDIAIRFGEAPDSRLIAKKIAANRRLLCASPAYLAAAGSPQTPHDLTRHQCIVLRQNEMAAGNWRLSHGKQTETVKVHGTLSTNDGEVALNWALDGYGILMRAEWDVAKYLRSGRLVQVLAEFDTPPADVYAVYMERLNLSAKVSCFVEHLRNFMRQHADGPAAGRTAW, from the coding sequence ATGCAATCCGACCTTGCCTTCTTCTGCCTGATCGTCAAACAGGGCAGCATGGCCGCCGCCGCGCGCGAGCTGAACCTAACGCCGCCGTCGGTATCGCGCCGCCTGGCACAACTGGAAGAACGGCTGGGCGTGCGTCTGCTCAACCGCACCACCCGCCGGCTAAGCCTGACCGGCGAAGGCGAGGCCTACTTTGCCAGCGCCCTGCGCATCCTCAGCGATATCGAGGAAATGGAGCAGCGTGTCTCCAGCAGCCGCGCCGCACCCAAGGGCCTGTTGCGCATCAACGCCCCGCTGGGCTTCGGGCGTTCCTATATCGGGCCGGCGATTTCAGCCTTCAACAAGCGCTATCCGGAAGTAGAAGTCCAGCTGCACCTGAGCGACCGCCCGGTCAACCTGCCGGATGAGGCCATTGATATCGCCATCCGCTTTGGCGAAGCACCGGACTCCCGCCTGATTGCCAAGAAAATTGCCGCCAACCGCCGCCTGCTGTGCGCCTCGCCGGCTTATCTGGCCGCCGCCGGCAGCCCGCAGACGCCACACGACCTCACCCGCCACCAGTGCATCGTGCTGCGACAAAATGAAATGGCGGCCGGCAACTGGCGACTGAGCCATGGCAAGCAGACAGAAACGGTGAAAGTACATGGCACACTCAGCACCAATGACGGCGAAGTGGCACTGAACTGGGCGCTGGATGGCTATGGCATCCTGATGCGGGCGGAATGGGATGTGGCCAAATACCTGCGCAGCGGCAGGCTGGTACAGGTGCTGGCAGAATTCGACACCCCGCCAGCCGATGTCTACGCGGTATACATGGAAAGGCTGAACCTGTCGGCCAAGGTGAGCTGTTTTGTCGAGCATCTGCGCAACTTCATGCGCCAGCATGCCGACGGCCCGGCAGCCGGGCGCACCGCCTGGTAG